In a genomic window of Erigeron canadensis isolate Cc75 chromosome 5, C_canadensis_v1, whole genome shotgun sequence:
- the LOC122601275 gene encoding pectinesterase inhibitor 10-like: protein MEEDESPLSDDNNFDANMDFLSDIAASDIPPPKSTDMPLPPESLNAPPPPPESTFAPPPQPPSSLPSNKPYFNPSSLQISSVQPPPLETPSCAGPHCGLSISSSTEVQGLLNTVEDLDRSLQSSSQVVYEFKSLLSNNLATKMNLFAGNEKLVFEKLNELVLATNRNSENLKVAVQGVEEQLVASVQTTVKAEIVQLLAGLKENVQKLNKSVSHLESRPTLDQSTVISNVSGESVRKFRSYAKRTN, encoded by the exons ATGGAAGAAGATGAGTCACCTTTGTCTGATGATAATAACTTTGATGCTAACATGGATTTTCTTAGTGATATTGCGGCATCAGATATACCTCCACCAAAATCAACTGATATGCCACTACCTCCTGAATCACTAAATGCTCCACCACCGCCACCAGAATCAACCTTTGCACCACCTCCACAACCACCATCTTCACTTCCTTCAAATAAACCATATTTCAACCCCAGTTCCCTCCAAATTTCATCAGTTCAACCTCCACCACTTGAAACACCATCGTGTGCTGGACCCCACT GTGGTCTCTCCATTTCTTCTTCCACCGAGGTCCAGGGCCTTTTGAATACGGTGGAGGATCTGGACAGATCACTCCAGTCTTCTTCTCAGGTTGTTTATGAATTTAAATCTTTATTGTCAAATAATCTTGCAACAAAAATGAACCTTTTTGCTGGGAATGAGAAGCTGGTATTTGAAAAGTTGAATGAACTAGTACTTGCCACAAACAGAAATTCTGAAAATCTTAAAGTGGCAGTCCAGGGAGTAGAAGAGCAACTGGTAGCTTCTGTTCAGACTACAGTCAAGGCAGAAATTGTACAACTTCTTGCAGGTCTGAAAGAAAATGTTCAGAAGTTGAACAAGTCAGTGAGCCATCTAGAAAGCAGGCCAACCCTTGACCAGAGTACAGTCATCAGTAACGTCAGTGGTGAAAGTGTCAGGAAGTTCAGATCATATGCTAAAAGAACTAACTAA